The following proteins come from a genomic window of Sporolituus thermophilus DSM 23256:
- a CDS encoding malate dehydrogenase gives MKIAIVGSGKVGAAIGYTAMLKGLAHEIVMVDAARDKARGEALDMLQCLSFAPPARIRHGEMADTAGADIVVITAGIPRKADEPRVLLLSRNAALIADLVRQAVHYSPNCIIFMVTNPLDVMTQLAYQVSGLPVGRVIGMGTVLDTARYRSYLAAAFDADARDVDAYVVGEHGETMVCLTSQVSVRGVALTALPAYDQAKLAAIIEDVVRASSEVIALKGGTVFAPATAACAVLEAIVRDSRAVLPVCTYNEQHGVALSLPTVVGRHGAGPVLPLKLSAAEQEQLAASVANIKKYVKEMENLL, from the coding sequence ATGAAGATAGCGATTGTCGGCAGTGGTAAAGTGGGTGCGGCAATTGGCTATACGGCCATGCTGAAAGGGCTGGCGCACGAAATCGTGATGGTGGACGCCGCCCGGGACAAAGCCCGCGGCGAAGCCCTCGACATGCTCCAGTGCCTGTCCTTTGCGCCCCCGGCGCGGATTCGCCATGGGGAGATGGCGGACACGGCCGGCGCGGACATTGTCGTCATTACCGCCGGCATTCCCCGTAAAGCCGATGAGCCGCGGGTGCTGCTCCTGTCCCGCAACGCCGCCCTCATTGCCGATCTGGTGCGCCAAGCCGTGCACTACAGCCCTAACTGTATTATTTTCATGGTAACCAATCCGCTTGATGTTATGACCCAATTGGCCTATCAGGTATCCGGCCTGCCGGTTGGCCGCGTTATCGGCATGGGCACTGTTTTGGATACCGCCCGCTACCGCTCCTACCTGGCGGCTGCGTTCGACGCCGACGCCCGGGACGTTGACGCTTATGTGGTGGGCGAACATGGCGAGACGATGGTCTGCCTCACATCCCAGGTTTCGGTGCGCGGCGTGGCCCTTACCGCTCTACCGGCTTACGACCAGGCCAAACTGGCCGCCATTATCGAAGATGTTGTGCGAGCCTCCAGTGAGGTTATTGCCCTTAAGGGCGGCACCGTTTTTGCCCCGGCTACGGCGGCCTGCGCCGTTCTCGAGGCCATCGTCCGCGACAGCCGGGCAGTGCTGCCGGTCTGCACCTATAATGAGCAGCACGGGGTGGCGTTAAGCCTGCCGACCGTTGTCGGTCGCCACGGCGCCGGTCCGGTTTTGCCGCTTAAACTGTCGGCGGCGGAACAGGAGCAGCTTGCTGCGTCGGTGGCAAATATCAAGAAATATGTTAAAGAAATGGAAAACCTGCTGTAA
- a CDS encoding sigma 54-interacting transcriptional regulator, with protein MPDIVVIATHADWASLTRQLAAGDNAVSVVQARLAAGVAAARQAVAEGARVLISRGVTCGMIAAALPQVPLVEVKFTGFDLLRALLEAQAAGGPVAIVDRQEVLTGLAAIEEILGVQDKARKIAIDDYRRYRAGVDQAVRAGAACIIGNQAVVDEAEAHGLRGILLRSGPEGIRHALELSRQMLTIQRMEEANARRIETIINSVDYGIIAVDNAGAVTALNREARRLLTPAHGAPDNHPFLTKLRRYGRLGERLTGSIERLEDGREVVINYLPITVGDETAGAVATLQELRQFQDIERRTRQELARRGRLARHTFLELEETAAPAMRTVIDEARRFAEVDATVLIQGETGVGKEYFAHAIHAASPRRYGPFVAVNCAAIPATVLESELFGYAEGAFTGAKKGGKVGLFEQAHGGTIFLDEIGEMAEELQARLLRVLQEHEIYRIGDDRVIPVDIRVIAATNRDLRAMVAAGRFREDLYYRLDVLTLEVPPLRARKQDIPLFVRKFIDEFNQKYRRNVRGMDDEGLALLAAYDWPGNIRELHNVVGRLMALAAGPVITAAEVRQCLERRLSPADRPAAPGMKAAEAVAIRDALARANGNKQQAARLLGIGRSTLWRKLREMGIESDSSK; from the coding sequence ATGCCCGACATCGTCGTAATCGCAACCCATGCCGACTGGGCCAGTCTTACCCGCCAGCTGGCCGCCGGCGATAACGCCGTAAGCGTCGTCCAGGCCCGGCTGGCCGCCGGGGTGGCCGCCGCCCGGCAGGCCGTGGCCGAAGGGGCAAGGGTGCTGATTAGCCGCGGCGTAACTTGCGGCATGATTGCCGCTGCCCTGCCCCAGGTGCCGCTGGTGGAAGTAAAGTTTACCGGCTTCGATCTTTTGCGGGCTTTGCTAGAAGCGCAGGCGGCCGGCGGGCCGGTGGCCATCGTCGACCGGCAGGAAGTGCTGACCGGGCTGGCGGCCATTGAAGAAATTCTTGGCGTGCAGGACAAAGCCCGGAAGATTGCCATTGACGACTACCGGCGCTACCGGGCCGGTGTCGACCAGGCGGTTCGGGCGGGAGCGGCCTGTATTATCGGCAACCAGGCGGTGGTCGACGAAGCCGAAGCCCATGGCCTGCGCGGCATCCTGCTGCGATCCGGGCCGGAGGGCATCCGTCACGCCCTGGAGCTATCCCGGCAGATGCTCACCATCCAGCGCATGGAAGAGGCTAATGCCCGCCGGATTGAGACGATTATTAATTCGGTAGACTATGGCATTATCGCCGTGGACAACGCCGGCGCGGTAACAGCGCTTAACCGGGAAGCTCGTCGTCTGCTCACGCCGGCGCACGGCGCTCCCGATAACCATCCTTTCCTGACCAAACTGCGCCGGTATGGTCGCCTCGGCGAGCGGCTCACCGGTTCGATAGAACGGCTGGAGGACGGGCGCGAAGTGGTGATCAACTATTTACCAATTACCGTAGGCGACGAAACGGCGGGAGCGGTGGCCACACTGCAGGAACTACGCCAGTTTCAGGACATTGAACGGCGGACGCGGCAGGAGCTGGCCCGGCGGGGCCGCCTGGCGCGCCATACCTTTTTGGAACTGGAGGAAACGGCCGCGCCGGCAATGCGCACGGTCATTGACGAGGCCCGCCGCTTTGCCGAAGTGGATGCCACCGTCCTCATTCAGGGGGAAACCGGAGTGGGCAAAGAATACTTCGCCCATGCCATTCATGCGGCCAGTCCGCGCCGGTACGGCCCGTTCGTGGCGGTAAACTGCGCGGCCATTCCGGCGACGGTGCTGGAAAGCGAGCTCTTCGGCTATGCCGAGGGGGCCTTTACGGGCGCGAAAAAAGGCGGCAAGGTCGGTCTGTTCGAACAAGCCCACGGCGGCACAATTTTTTTGGACGAAATCGGCGAAATGGCGGAAGAGCTGCAGGCCAGGCTGCTGCGGGTGCTACAGGAGCATGAAATATACCGTATCGGCGATGACCGCGTTATCCCCGTCGATATCCGGGTGATTGCCGCTACCAACCGCGATCTGCGGGCGATGGTCGCTGCCGGACGCTTCCGCGAGGATTTATATTACCGGCTCGATGTGCTTACGCTGGAAGTGCCGCCACTCAGAGCCCGCAAGCAGGATATTCCGCTCTTCGTCCGCAAATTCATCGACGAGTTTAACCAGAAATACCGCCGTAACGTCCGGGGAATGGACGATGAAGGGCTGGCGCTGCTTGCCGCCTATGACTGGCCGGGCAACATTCGGGAACTGCACAATGTCGTTGGCCGGCTGATGGCGCTGGCGGCAGGACCGGTAATTACCGCCGCCGAGGTGCGGCAATGTCTTGAGCGCCGCCTGTCCCCTGCCGACCGCCCGGCCGCGCCGGGAATGAAGGCGGCTGAGGCGGTCGCTATCCGGGACGCCCTGGCCCGCGCCAACGGCAATAAACAACAGGCCGCTCGGCTGCTCGGCATTGGTCGGTCGACTTTATGGCGCAAACTGCGAGAAATGGGCATAGAGAGCGATAGTTCAAAATGA
- a CDS encoding DUF951 domain-containing protein, with amino-acid sequence MIVRYQVGDIVKMKKTHPCGSDRWEVLRTGIDFRIKCLGCGRQVMLPRPKFEKAVKAIIQPAAGGESSCPTSS; translated from the coding sequence ATGATTGTCCGTTATCAGGTTGGCGATATTGTAAAAATGAAAAAAACGCATCCGTGCGGCTCAGACCGTTGGGAAGTCCTGCGGACCGGCATCGACTTTCGCATTAAGTGCCTGGGCTGCGGCCGACAGGTCATGCTGCCCCGGCCTAAATTTGAAAAAGCCGTAAAAGCGATTATCCAGCCGGCGGCAGGCGGAGAAAGTTCATGCCCGACATCGTCGTAA
- a CDS encoding mechanosensitive ion channel family protein: protein MSDFLSSAFWLQFGGKVVRIAAIILTVSLTVRFARVVIERFFLAQAGFKSLNMNEKRARTLSGLAQSIARYSLYFIASVMVLQEFSIDTTSLIAGAGIVGLALGVGAQSLIRDFMTGFFIILEDQYAIGDYIVTGDIAGTVEEMGFRVTKLRDGNGVLHIIPNGQISRVSNHTRGTMQAVVNVPVSYEADLAQVMALLNQACDEVAKELAEVIEGPKVVGVVDLRTYDLVIRLVAKTVPLEQTKVEAALRQRIKELFAAAQVPPPATSAIRDLTEQGGKR from the coding sequence GTGAGCGATTTTTTGTCATCTGCGTTTTGGTTACAATTTGGCGGCAAAGTTGTGCGGATTGCGGCTATTATTCTTACTGTCAGCCTGACCGTGCGCTTTGCCCGCGTCGTCATTGAAAGGTTTTTTCTGGCCCAGGCGGGGTTTAAATCGCTTAACATGAATGAAAAGCGGGCGCGTACGCTAAGCGGCCTGGCCCAGAGTATTGCCCGCTACAGCCTTTATTTTATCGCCAGCGTCATGGTGCTGCAGGAATTCAGCATTGACACCACCTCGCTGATTGCCGGCGCCGGTATCGTGGGCTTGGCCCTTGGCGTGGGCGCGCAAAGCCTGATTCGGGACTTTATGACCGGATTTTTTATCATTCTCGAAGACCAGTACGCCATCGGCGATTATATCGTTACCGGCGATATCGCCGGCACGGTGGAAGAAATGGGTTTTCGGGTAACGAAACTGCGGGATGGCAACGGCGTGTTGCACATTATTCCCAATGGCCAAATTTCCCGGGTAAGCAACCACACGCGGGGTACGATGCAAGCAGTTGTTAATGTGCCGGTATCATATGAGGCCGACCTTGCCCAGGTAATGGCGCTGCTCAATCAGGCCTGCGACGAGGTCGCCAAGGAACTGGCGGAAGTCATTGAGGGGCCCAAAGTGGTAGGGGTGGTTGATCTGCGCACCTATGATCTTGTTATCCGCCTGGTGGCGAAAACCGTACCGCTCGAACAAACGAAAGTGGAAGCGGCGCTCCGGCAGCGCATCAAGGAGCTGTTTGCCGCCGCCCAGGTGCCGCCGCCGGCGACGTCTGCCATCCGTGACCTGACCGAGCAGGGGGGAAAACGATGA
- a CDS encoding DUF3343 domain-containing protein: MITFVSVHHALRAEKVLAAAGIAVAAAPTPREVSLSCGQCLLFAAADEAAVLAALATAKVRWSRLFSRDAGRRVYELLQEYQSPVPGGSQ, from the coding sequence TTGATCACCTTTGTTTCCGTCCACCATGCCCTCCGGGCGGAAAAGGTTCTCGCCGCGGCCGGCATCGCGGTCGCGGCGGCGCCAACCCCGCGGGAGGTGTCGCTGAGCTGCGGTCAGTGCCTGCTGTTTGCCGCCGCCGATGAAGCGGCCGTGCTGGCGGCGCTGGCGACCGCCAAGGTGCGGTGGTCACGGCTCTTCAGCCGGGACGCCGGCCGGAGGGTGTATGAGCTTTTGCAAGAATACCAATCACCGGTACCAGGAGGTAGCCAGTGA
- the yedF gene encoding sulfurtransferase-like selenium metabolism protein YedF: MAKFMSINVDARGLACPQPVIATKKALDSIDQGIVTTIVDNAVAKENVVKFATANGYGVRVEEKDGHYYLTITKGQEAQTAGAAPAMAAATAGGPVYLLTGAGLGHGSSELGEVLMKSFLFTLTEKEPLPRAVLLMNGAVRLAVEGSPVLDHLRTLAAKGVAVRACGTCLDYFGLKEKLAVGEVTNMFAIVDEITSHQAITL, translated from the coding sequence ATGGCGAAATTTATGTCGATTAACGTGGATGCGCGGGGGTTGGCTTGTCCCCAACCGGTAATTGCCACCAAAAAGGCGCTTGACAGTATCGATCAGGGGATTGTTACCACCATTGTCGATAATGCCGTCGCCAAGGAGAACGTGGTTAAATTCGCTACGGCGAACGGCTACGGTGTCCGGGTCGAGGAAAAAGACGGCCATTATTATCTTACGATTACCAAAGGGCAAGAAGCTCAGACCGCCGGAGCGGCCCCGGCCATGGCGGCTGCCACGGCCGGCGGCCCGGTCTATCTGTTGACCGGCGCCGGGCTGGGCCATGGCAGCAGCGAGCTGGGGGAGGTACTAATGAAGTCCTTTCTGTTTACCCTTACGGAGAAAGAGCCGCTGCCGCGGGCGGTGCTCCTTATGAATGGCGCCGTCCGGCTTGCCGTCGAAGGTTCGCCGGTTTTAGACCATTTGCGGACACTGGCCGCGAAAGGGGTAGCCGTGCGGGCCTGCGGCACTTGTCTCGACTACTTCGGGCTAAAGGAGAAACTGGCTGTCGGTGAAGTCACCAATATGTTTGCGATTGTAGACGAAATCACGTCGCATCAAGCTATTACCTTATAG
- the selD gene encoding selenide, water dikinase SelD → MAKADRIMLTHYTKSGGUAAKIGPGALAQVLRQLTPPADPRLLVGHDTADDAGVYKLNDEIALIQTVDFFTPIVDDPYTFGQIAAANALSDVYAMGGRPLTAMNIVAFPTCSLPPEVLLAILQGGQDKVSEAGAVIVGGHTVNDAEPKYGLSVTGIAHPDRILTNAGAKAGDLLILTKPLGTGVLATAAKADMFAEGVRAAAESMAALNRYAAEAAEGYPVNACTDITGFGLLGHLFELASASRVQVTVHSAALPLLPEAAAAAAMGFVPAGAYANRDYLKTVTFVGAVPENIRDLCFDPQTSGGLLFSLPAVCARELLAELHGRGLAAAAIIGEVTKEGNGEIYVD, encoded by the coding sequence ATGGCAAAAGCCGACCGTATTATGCTGACCCACTATACCAAAAGCGGCGGCTGAGCGGCCAAAATCGGGCCGGGAGCCCTGGCGCAGGTTCTGCGCCAACTGACACCGCCGGCTGATCCGCGTCTGCTCGTGGGGCATGATACGGCTGACGACGCCGGCGTTTATAAATTAAACGATGAGATTGCCCTTATTCAAACCGTTGATTTTTTCACACCCATCGTGGACGATCCGTATACCTTCGGCCAAATTGCCGCCGCCAACGCCCTGAGCGATGTGTATGCCATGGGCGGCCGGCCGCTCACGGCGATGAACATTGTCGCGTTTCCCACCTGTTCGTTGCCGCCGGAAGTGCTACTTGCCATTTTGCAAGGCGGACAGGACAAGGTGAGTGAGGCCGGCGCCGTCATCGTCGGCGGACACACCGTCAATGACGCCGAACCCAAATACGGCCTCAGCGTTACCGGCATTGCTCATCCTGACCGGATATTGACCAATGCCGGCGCGAAAGCAGGGGATCTGTTAATTCTTACCAAACCGCTGGGGACAGGGGTGCTCGCTACGGCGGCCAAGGCCGACATGTTTGCCGAAGGGGTACGGGCGGCGGCGGAAAGCATGGCCGCTCTCAACCGCTACGCCGCGGAAGCGGCGGAAGGTTATCCGGTAAACGCCTGCACGGATATCACCGGCTTCGGCCTGCTCGGCCACCTTTTTGAACTGGCCAGCGCCAGCCGGGTGCAGGTCACGGTCCATAGCGCTGCCCTGCCGCTCTTGCCTGAGGCGGCGGCCGCGGCGGCGATGGGCTTTGTGCCGGCCGGGGCCTATGCTAACCGCGATTATCTTAAAACGGTAACCTTTGTCGGTGCCGTGCCGGAAAATATTCGCGACCTCTGCTTTGACCCGCAGACCTCAGGCGGCCTGCTCTTCAGCCTGCCGGCGGTATGCGCCCGTGAGCTGTTGGCTGAGCTGCACGGGCGCGGTTTGGCTGCTGCGGCCATCATCGGTGAAGTAACTAAGGAAGGGAATGGCGAAATTTATGTCGATTAA
- a CDS encoding cation diffusion facilitator family transporter, with protein sequence MENAEALKQRTARLSVISNTLLVLLKLIVGFYSGAVSIISEAAHSGVDLLAALIAYYAVRKSSQPPDAQHAYGHGKFENLSAAAEAFLIVLAAIWIMYEAVEKLASGHAPAYLEYGIAVMLVSIGVNYAVAERLMKVARATGSQALEADAIHLKADIWTSAGVLVGLAVINLTGVNWLDPAIAIVVAVIVLKAGYTMTKKSLNELTDVSLPPEEEELIGNILASHPGVIAYHRLRTRRSGCMRHIDVHLILHKDMQLDKAHAVCDEIEAAIASALGPCDVVIHLEPCGCHEDFGA encoded by the coding sequence ATGGAAAATGCAGAAGCGCTTAAACAGCGCACGGCGAGGTTGTCGGTGATTTCTAATACGCTTTTGGTGCTGCTAAAACTAATTGTGGGCTTCTATAGCGGCGCGGTCAGCATTATCTCTGAGGCCGCCCATTCGGGGGTTGACCTCTTAGCCGCCCTTATTGCCTATTACGCCGTCCGCAAGTCGAGCCAGCCGCCTGATGCGCAGCATGCCTACGGTCATGGTAAGTTCGAAAACCTGTCGGCGGCGGCCGAGGCCTTTCTTATTGTTCTGGCCGCAATCTGGATTATGTATGAGGCGGTGGAAAAGCTGGCCAGCGGCCACGCGCCGGCCTATCTGGAATATGGTATCGCCGTCATGCTGGTTTCGATCGGCGTCAACTATGCCGTAGCGGAGCGGCTAATGAAGGTGGCACGGGCGACCGGGTCCCAGGCGCTGGAAGCTGACGCCATCCACCTCAAGGCCGATATCTGGACGTCGGCCGGCGTGCTCGTGGGCCTGGCGGTTATAAATTTAACCGGTGTTAATTGGCTAGACCCGGCCATCGCCATTGTTGTCGCCGTGATTGTGCTAAAGGCAGGCTACACTATGACGAAAAAGAGTTTAAATGAGCTGACCGACGTTAGTCTCCCGCCGGAGGAGGAAGAACTTATTGGCAATATACTGGCCAGTCACCCCGGCGTCATTGCCTATCACCGCCTGCGGACCCGCCGTTCGGGCTGTATGCGCCATATTGACGTTCACCTGATTTTGCACAAAGACATGCAGCTGGACAAAGCCCACGCAGTTTGCGATGAAATTGAGGCGGCCATTGCTAGCGCCCTTGGACCGTGTGATGTTGTCATTCACCTGGAGCCGTGCGGCTGCCACGAAGACTTTGGCGCCTGA
- a CDS encoding CBS domain-containing protein, producing the protein MFVAKRMTPNPVTISPTATVADAFEIMRSHKFRRLPVVDKGRLVGIVTDRDLREVSPSPATTLSIFELNYLLAKMQVKEVMRTNVITIRDDATIEEAALLMYNNKIGGLVVVNAAGAVVGIITETDIFKTFVDVMGLPEGKVRLTINVTDTVGVIHDITEVFKELGINISSLACYKNGDDKAELVIRADVRDVTELTARLAKIGFTVAHVAQIG; encoded by the coding sequence ATGTTTGTGGCCAAACGGATGACTCCCAATCCTGTGACCATCAGCCCTACGGCGACAGTGGCCGACGCCTTCGAAATCATGCGGAGCCACAAGTTCCGCCGGTTGCCGGTAGTGGATAAAGGCCGGCTGGTAGGTATCGTCACCGACCGCGACCTGCGGGAAGTCTCGCCCTCGCCGGCGACAACGCTTTCCATCTTTGAACTCAACTACCTGCTCGCCAAAATGCAGGTGAAAGAGGTAATGCGCACCAATGTTATTACTATCCGCGACGATGCCACGATTGAAGAAGCAGCCCTGCTGATGTATAACAATAAAATCGGTGGCCTGGTAGTGGTCAATGCGGCCGGCGCGGTGGTGGGCATCATCACCGAAACCGATATTTTTAAGACCTTTGTTGATGTTATGGGGCTGCCGGAAGGAAAAGTGCGCCTGACCATCAACGTAACCGACACTGTTGGAGTAATCCATGACATTACGGAAGTGTTCAAAGAACTGGGTATTAATATTAGCAGCCTGGCCTGCTATAAAAACGGCGACGACAAGGCCGAACTGGTCATCCGCGCCGACGTGCGTGACGTGACCGAGCTTACGGCCCGTTTAGCCAAGATAGGCTTTACGGTAGCCCATGTGGCGCAAATTGGTTGA
- a CDS encoding ABC transporter ATP-binding protein, protein MLKLDNISVYYGAIHALKSISVEVKEGEIVTLIGANGAGKSTTLRTISGLLKPKTGQILFEGKNIAGLPAQDIVKMGISQVPEGRRIFANMTVLENLELGAYTRKDSAGVAADLEKVFARFPRLAERRSQIAGTLSGGEQQMLAMGRALMSRPRLLLLDEPSMGLAPLLVKEIFSIIKEINASGTTILLVEQNAHMALSIAHQAYVLETGRITLAGKAADLAQSEAVRKAYLGG, encoded by the coding sequence ATGCTCAAACTTGATAATATTAGCGTATACTATGGTGCTATTCATGCCTTGAAGAGCATAAGCGTAGAAGTAAAAGAAGGGGAAATCGTCACCCTTATCGGCGCCAACGGCGCCGGCAAAAGCACCACCTTGCGGACTATTTCCGGCTTGCTTAAACCCAAAACTGGGCAAATCCTGTTTGAAGGCAAAAATATTGCCGGCCTGCCGGCCCAGGATATCGTCAAAATGGGTATTTCCCAAGTGCCGGAAGGCCGCCGTATTTTTGCCAATATGACGGTTTTGGAGAATCTGGAATTGGGCGCTTATACCCGTAAGGACAGTGCCGGCGTCGCCGCCGACCTGGAGAAGGTGTTTGCCCGCTTTCCCCGCCTGGCCGAGCGGCGGAGTCAGATTGCCGGCACTCTGTCCGGCGGCGAGCAGCAGATGCTGGCCATGGGGCGCGCCCTGATGAGCCGACCGCGGCTACTCTTGTTGGACGAACCGTCCATGGGACTCGCGCCCCTTTTGGTCAAAGAAATATTTTCAATTATTAAGGAAATCAATGCGAGCGGCACCACCATCCTGCTGGTCGAGCAGAACGCCCACATGGCCCTGTCCATTGCCCACCAGGCCTATGTGCTTGAAACCGGCCGCATCACCCTGGCCGGCAAGGCCGCCGACCTGGCGCAAAGCGAGGCGGTCCGTAAGGCCTATCTGGGCGGCTGA
- a CDS encoding ABC transporter ATP-binding protein: MALLKATKLSKVFGGLRAVSNVNIEIQPGELVGLIGPNGAGKTTVFNLLTGVYEPTEGEIEFDGKSVVGLRPFQITQRGIARTFQNIRLFADLTVLDNVKIAYHFHVRYGLVESILRLGRYWQEEAEIEAKALRFLEIFQLADKKDEIAKNLSYGEQRRLEIARALAAQPRLLLLDEPAAGMNPQETQQLMEMIRWIRHQFNLTILLIEHDMSLVMGVCERIYVLDYGSVIAHGTPQEIKTNPRVIEAYLGEEVH, translated from the coding sequence GTGGCACTGCTCAAAGCAACTAAATTATCCAAAGTGTTTGGCGGACTGCGTGCCGTCTCCAACGTCAATATCGAAATCCAGCCCGGCGAGCTGGTTGGACTTATCGGCCCCAACGGCGCCGGCAAAACTACGGTATTTAACCTGCTCACCGGCGTTTATGAGCCGACCGAGGGAGAAATCGAATTTGACGGCAAAAGCGTCGTGGGCCTGCGCCCCTTTCAGATAACCCAGCGCGGTATTGCCCGTACCTTTCAGAATATCCGCCTGTTTGCCGACCTTACTGTGCTGGACAATGTGAAAATCGCCTACCACTTCCATGTGCGCTACGGCCTGGTCGAGTCCATCCTGCGCCTGGGGCGCTACTGGCAGGAGGAAGCGGAAATTGAGGCCAAGGCGCTCCGGTTTCTTGAAATTTTCCAACTGGCCGATAAAAAAGATGAAATAGCCAAAAATCTCTCCTACGGCGAGCAGCGCCGCCTCGAAATCGCCCGGGCGCTGGCCGCCCAGCCCAGACTGCTGCTGCTTGACGAGCCGGCAGCCGGCATGAACCCCCAGGAGACCCAGCAGCTGATGGAAATGATCCGCTGGATCCGCCACCAGTTTAATTTAACCATTCTGCTGATTGAACACGATATGAGCTTGGTTATGGGGGTGTGCGAGCGCATCTACGTGCTTGATTACGGCAGCGTTATCGCCCATGGCACACCGCAGGAAATTAAGACCAACCCACGCGTCATCGAGGCCTACCTCGGCGAGGAGGTGCACTGA
- a CDS encoding branched-chain amino acid ABC transporter permease, which yields MNAKRKTDLASLAACLGLYAAVQAMIEFDIIGSFWLLNIILICINIILAVSLNLINGFTGQFSIGHAGFMAVGAYLSAVLTVKFQVPFILAIIAGAVAAGVLGFVIGLPTLRLSGDYLAIATLGLGEIIRITILNIPYVGGASGFMGIPRYTSFTWVFWAMVFTIFVIKNFINSSHGRACISIRENEIAAEAMGVDTTRYKVLAFTIGAAFAGVAGALFSHYFYIAHPASFTFMKSFDILTMVVLGGLGSLTGSITAAILLTFVSAALAGYPEWRMVIYSLLLIALMLYRPQGLFGNKELSLKLFGKLRGGGVRGTAQSN from the coding sequence ATGAACGCAAAAAGAAAGACCGATCTCGCCAGCCTCGCGGCGTGCCTTGGCCTTTATGCGGCCGTGCAGGCCATGATTGAGTTTGATATTATCGGCTCCTTCTGGTTGCTCAATATTATTCTGATCTGCATCAACATTATTCTCGCCGTCAGCCTTAATCTTATCAACGGCTTTACCGGTCAGTTTTCCATCGGACACGCCGGCTTTATGGCCGTTGGCGCGTACCTGAGCGCCGTGCTGACCGTCAAGTTCCAGGTTCCATTCATCCTTGCCATTATTGCCGGCGCCGTCGCTGCCGGCGTGCTCGGATTTGTCATTGGTCTGCCAACCCTCAGGCTGAGCGGCGACTATCTGGCGATTGCCACCTTAGGTCTGGGGGAAATCATCCGGATTACCATTCTTAACATCCCCTATGTGGGCGGCGCCTCGGGCTTTATGGGCATTCCCCGCTATACCAGTTTTACCTGGGTGTTTTGGGCCATGGTGTTCACCATTTTCGTTATAAAAAACTTCATCAACTCCAGTCACGGCCGGGCTTGCATTTCCATTCGCGAGAACGAAATTGCCGCCGAGGCCATGGGGGTTGACACGACGCGGTACAAGGTGCTGGCCTTTACGATCGGCGCCGCCTTTGCCGGTGTTGCCGGCGCCCTCTTTTCCCACTACTTTTATATCGCCCATCCGGCATCGTTTACGTTCATGAAATCCTTTGACATCCTGACCATGGTGGTTCTCGGCGGCCTGGGCAGCCTTACCGGCTCCATTACCGCCGCCATCCTGCTTACCTTTGTCTCGGCAGCGCTGGCCGGCTATCCCGAGTGGCGGATGGTTATCTACTCGCTGCTCCTCATCGCCCTGATGCTGTACCGGCCCCAGGGGCTGTTCGGCAATAAAGAGCTTAGTCTTAAACTATTTGGCAAACTGCGGGGAGGTGGCGTCCGTGGCACTGCTCAAAGCAACTAA